From Afipia carboxidovorans OM5, one genomic window encodes:
- a CDS encoding TldD/PmbA family protein, translating to MSSVSSLSSKASSKPVTALLDQSALTDLAERLVAAAKKAGADAADAVAVRGVSQGVEIRDGRVEESERAEGDDVGLRVLVGKRQAVVSTNDIGGGNVAALAERAVAMAKVAPEDAFAGLADPALLAKTFPDLDLLDPNVPSLDELEARAREAEEAALAVKGVTKSGSASAGSGIGGMVLVTSTGFHGAYLRSSQSLSMTAIAGEGTGMERDYDFTSAIHGSDLEAPAAIGRSAGERAIARLNPRKVATCKAPVVFAPRVAGSLISHLAGAVNGASVARKTSFLKDKLGQVLFDSSIRIIDDPLRVRGLRSQTFDAEGVAVQRRAIVDDGVLTTWLLDSATARELGMTTTGHAHRGVSSSPSPGAYNLHLEPGDVTPEELMADIKDGFYITDLIGSGVNGVTGDYSRGASGFWIENGKPSYAVSEVTIAGHLFDIFKSMRPANDLVFKYGVNSPTVRIEGLTIAGR from the coding sequence ATTTCTTCCGTTTCATCGCTCTCAAGCAAAGCTTCTTCCAAACCCGTGACCGCCCTTCTCGATCAAAGCGCGCTGACCGATCTCGCCGAACGTCTCGTTGCGGCTGCGAAGAAGGCGGGTGCCGATGCTGCCGATGCGGTGGCGGTGCGCGGCGTCTCGCAAGGCGTCGAAATTCGCGATGGCCGTGTCGAGGAATCCGAGCGCGCCGAGGGTGACGATGTCGGCCTGCGCGTGCTGGTCGGTAAGCGGCAGGCGGTCGTCTCAACCAACGATATCGGCGGCGGCAATGTTGCCGCTCTTGCCGAGCGCGCGGTGGCAATGGCGAAAGTCGCGCCGGAAGATGCGTTCGCGGGTCTCGCCGATCCCGCGCTGCTTGCGAAGACTTTCCCCGATCTCGATCTGCTCGATCCGAACGTGCCCTCGCTCGACGAACTCGAAGCGCGGGCCCGCGAAGCGGAAGAGGCCGCGCTTGCAGTGAAGGGTGTCACCAAATCGGGTAGCGCGTCGGCCGGCTCCGGCATCGGCGGCATGGTGCTTGTTACCAGCACCGGGTTTCATGGCGCCTATCTGCGTTCGAGCCAGAGCCTGTCGATGACCGCGATTGCGGGCGAGGGCACCGGCATGGAGCGCGATTACGATTTCACGTCCGCGATCCATGGCTCGGACCTCGAAGCACCGGCTGCGATCGGCCGCAGCGCCGGTGAGCGTGCCATCGCGCGCCTCAATCCGCGCAAGGTCGCAACCTGCAAGGCGCCGGTGGTGTTCGCCCCCCGCGTGGCCGGCTCGTTGATCAGCCATCTTGCGGGCGCGGTGAACGGTGCCTCCGTTGCGCGGAAGACGAGCTTCCTCAAGGACAAGCTCGGGCAGGTGCTGTTCGATTCTTCCATCCGCATCATCGACGATCCGCTGCGTGTGCGCGGCTTGCGCTCGCAGACGTTCGACGCGGAAGGCGTTGCGGTTCAGCGCCGCGCGATTGTCGATGACGGCGTGCTCACCACCTGGCTGCTCGACAGCGCCACCGCGCGCGAACTTGGCATGACGACGACCGGCCATGCCCATCGCGGCGTATCATCTTCGCCGTCGCCTGGCGCCTACAATCTGCATCTCGAACCCGGCGATGTGACGCCGGAAGAATTGATGGCCGACATCAAGGACGGTTTCTACATCACCGACCTGATCGGCTCCGGCGTCAACGGTGTCACCGGCGATTACAGCCGCGGCGCGTCGGGCTTCTGGATCGAGAACGGCAAGCCGTCCTATGCGGTGAGCGAAGTGACGATCGCGGGCCATCTGTTCGATATCTTCAAGTCGATGCGGCCGGCGAACGATCTCGTGTTCAAGTACGGTGTGAATTCGCCGACGGTGCGAATCGAGGGACTGACGATTGCCGGGCGCTAG
- a CDS encoding 3'(2'),5'-bisphosphate nucleotidase CysQ: MPGARNDFAVEAALLASTLREAGELASGMFGSDLKSWVKGVSSPVSEADIAVNHFLEERLRSFNPDYGWLSEESADDPARLGKSRVWVVDPIDGTRSYLNRRKDWSISVALVDHGVPVLGCVYAPMSDEFYLAERGKGATLNASAILSARGADLDLTRVAAPPSILDRVAKISGGTAGAPRIGSLALRMCRVASGALDVAFAGGHSRDWDVAAADLIIREAGGAMTELTGENLRYNCPVVAHGVLVAAGRPRHQALLNALARRPVFNANAPI, encoded by the coding sequence TTGCCGGGCGCTAGAAACGATTTCGCGGTTGAGGCCGCGCTTCTGGCCAGCACCTTGCGCGAGGCGGGCGAACTTGCGTCCGGCATGTTCGGGTCCGACCTGAAAAGCTGGGTGAAGGGCGTATCCTCGCCGGTCTCCGAAGCTGATATCGCGGTCAATCATTTCCTCGAGGAGCGGCTGCGCTCCTTCAATCCGGATTACGGCTGGCTGTCGGAAGAGAGCGCGGACGATCCCGCACGGCTCGGCAAGTCGCGGGTCTGGGTGGTCGATCCAATCGACGGCACGCGTTCCTATCTCAATCGCCGCAAGGACTGGTCGATCAGCGTCGCGCTGGTCGATCACGGCGTGCCGGTGCTCGGCTGCGTCTATGCGCCGATGAGCGATGAATTTTATCTGGCCGAGCGCGGCAAGGGCGCGACGCTCAATGCGAGTGCGATCCTCTCCGCGCGCGGCGCCGATCTCGATCTGACGCGCGTTGCCGCACCGCCCTCGATCCTCGATCGCGTTGCGAAAATCTCGGGCGGCACGGCGGGTGCGCCGCGCATCGGCTCGCTTGCGCTGCGGATGTGCCGCGTCGCCAGCGGTGCGCTCGATGTCGCTTTCGCCGGTGGTCACAGCCGCGACTGGGACGTCGCCGCCGCCGATCTCATCATCCGCGAGGCGGGCGGGGCGATGACCGAACTCACCGGCGAGAACCTGCGCTACAACTGCCCCGTCGTTGCCCACGGCGTTTTGGTCGCAGCCGGGCGCCCCCGGCACCAGGCGCTGCTGAATGCTCTGGCCCGCAGGCCGGTTTTTAATGCCAATGCGCCTATTTGA
- a CDS encoding DUF4170 domain-containing protein, which yields MPDTAPPQLLHLVIGGEVSDLDGTTFKDLSKVETVGLFPNYATAYQAWKARAQQTVDNAHMRYFIVHVHRLLDPGLDSKTGQ from the coding sequence ATGCCGGATACCGCACCGCCCCAACTCCTTCATCTCGTGATCGGCGGAGAGGTTTCCGACCTCGACGGAACGACGTTCAAGGACCTGTCGAAAGTCGAAACCGTGGGCCTGTTCCCGAATTATGCGACCGCCTATCAGGCCTGGAAGGCGCGGGCGCAACAAACCGTCGACAACGCCCACATGCGGTATTTCATCGTCCATGTTCACCGCCTGCTCGATCCCGGGCTCGATTCGAAAACCGGACAGTGA
- a CDS encoding lysophospholipid acyltransferase family protein, whose product MILSLRRLGRAAWVQQTVGFLAAEFLRFVWLTNRFEYEPPDIYEQAEHHMPVIVAFWHGQHFMMPFLKRKKYAAKVLISRHRDGEINAIAAERLNVGTVRGSGDHGSEFHRKGGVAAFKTMLRELDNNTNMALTADVPKVARKAGLGVIMLARESGRPILPVAIATSRFKRLNNWDRSVINLPFGRGIMAATELIHVPPDADDAAMEVLRQRLETALNDVNRLAYTRLGHPDEGLNG is encoded by the coding sequence GTGATTTTGTCGCTCCGTAGATTGGGCCGTGCCGCCTGGGTGCAGCAGACCGTGGGTTTTCTCGCGGCCGAGTTTCTGCGCTTCGTCTGGTTGACCAACAGGTTCGAATACGAGCCGCCGGATATCTACGAGCAGGCCGAGCACCACATGCCGGTGATCGTCGCGTTCTGGCACGGGCAGCATTTCATGATGCCGTTCTTGAAGCGGAAGAAATATGCCGCCAAGGTTTTGATCTCGCGCCATCGTGACGGCGAGATCAATGCCATCGCGGCCGAGCGGCTCAATGTCGGAACCGTGCGCGGCTCCGGCGATCACGGCTCCGAATTCCATCGCAAGGGCGGCGTCGCTGCATTCAAGACGATGCTGCGCGAGCTCGACAACAACACCAACATGGCGCTCACCGCCGACGTGCCGAAGGTCGCGCGCAAGGCGGGGCTCGGCGTCATCATGCTCGCGCGCGAATCCGGGCGGCCGATCCTGCCGGTCGCGATCGCGACGAGCCGCTTCAAGCGGCTGAACAACTGGGACCGCTCCGTCATCAACCTGCCGTTCGGACGCGGGATCATGGCGGCAACAGAGTTGATCCACGTGCCGCCGGATGCTGATGATGCGGCGATGGAAGTGCTGCGCCAGCGGCTCGAGACCGCGCTCAACGATGTAAATCGCCTCGCCTACACGCGGCTTGGCCATCCCGATGAGGGGCTCAATGGCTGA
- a CDS encoding 3-deoxy-D-manno-octulosonic acid transferase, whose protein sequence is MADALPVTLGVYRRASALAAPLAGLIIGRRLKQGKEDPERVAERRGFASVERPPGLLVWIHGASVGEVLAAAELVDRLRALNLRVLLTSGTKTSADIVARRFPPDVIHQFIPYDVPGFVARFLDHWKPGLGLFIESDLWPNLLLSASERRIPLVLINGRMSPRSFPRWQKARVTIGTLLSCFDLCLTQSDIDHERFAALGSPNVITSGNLKLDIKALPADPERFDRLKAATGRRTVFVAASTHPGEEEIIIEAHRHLAAEIPSLLTVIVPRHPQRGPAIAQMVANARLQTALRSRGDLPSADTDIYVADTMGELGLFYRLAPVVFMGGSLVPHGGQNPIEPVKLDAAILHGPHIFNFADLYAELDRTEGALLARDPDEFVTLLRHLLGNPIARNRLAMSAQSVVARLGGAVDKTMAALEPYLLQMRIEQGGVDA, encoded by the coding sequence ATGGCTGACGCCCTGCCGGTGACGCTTGGAGTGTACCGGCGGGCTTCGGCTCTCGCAGCGCCGCTCGCGGGCCTCATCATCGGGCGCAGGCTGAAACAGGGCAAGGAAGACCCCGAGCGCGTCGCGGAGCGGCGCGGGTTTGCGAGCGTCGAGCGCCCGCCGGGGCTACTCGTGTGGATTCACGGCGCAAGCGTCGGCGAAGTGCTCGCCGCGGCCGAGCTTGTCGATCGCTTGCGCGCGCTGAATCTGCGCGTGCTTCTTACCTCTGGCACCAAGACGTCAGCCGACATTGTCGCGCGGCGTTTTCCGCCGGACGTCATCCATCAGTTCATTCCCTACGATGTGCCGGGCTTTGTGGCGCGCTTCCTCGATCACTGGAAGCCGGGGCTCGGATTGTTCATCGAGTCCGATCTCTGGCCGAATCTTTTGTTGTCCGCATCCGAGCGGCGGATTCCGCTGGTGCTCATCAACGGGCGGATGTCGCCGCGCTCGTTCCCGCGCTGGCAAAAAGCGCGCGTCACCATCGGCACGCTGCTGTCGTGCTTCGATCTCTGCCTGACGCAGTCGGATATCGATCATGAGCGGTTCGCGGCGCTCGGCAGCCCGAACGTGATCACCTCCGGCAATCTCAAGCTCGATATCAAGGCGCTGCCGGCCGACCCTGAGCGGTTCGATCGGCTGAAGGCGGCGACGGGACGGCGCACCGTGTTCGTCGCGGCCTCGACCCACCCCGGCGAAGAAGAAATCATCATCGAGGCGCATCGTCACCTCGCGGCGGAAATTCCCTCGCTGCTGACGGTGATCGTGCCGCGTCATCCGCAGCGCGGGCCCGCGATCGCGCAGATGGTGGCGAATGCGCGGCTGCAGACGGCGCTGCGCTCGCGCGGCGATCTGCCCTCGGCCGATACCGATATTTACGTCGCCGATACGATGGGCGAGCTCGGGCTGTTCTATCGTCTTGCGCCGGTGGTGTTCATGGGCGGCTCGCTCGTGCCGCATGGCGGGCAGAACCCGATCGAGCCCGTCAAGCTCGACGCCGCGATCCTGCACGGGCCGCACATTTTCAACTTCGCCGATCTCTATGCCGAGCTCGACCGCACCGAAGGCGCATTGCTGGCGCGCGATCCCGACGAGTTCGTCACGCTGCTGCGGCATCTTCTCGGCAATCCGATTGCGCGCAACCGCCTCGCCATGTCGGCGCAAAGCGTGGTGGCGCGGCTGGGTGGTGCGGTTGACAAGACGATGGCGGCGCTTGAGCCTTACCTCCTGCAGATGCGGATCGAGCAGGGAGGCGTCGATGCGTGA
- the lpxK gene encoding tetraacyldisaccharide 4'-kinase, with product MREPRFWYGPVSLGSVLLAPIAACYGAVAAARLAREGTRAGCPVICIGNYHVGGAGKTPTTLRLVEILREIGETPVVVSRGYGGTLAGPVRVNETHRAADVGDEPKMMARHVPVIVARDRVEGAELARREGASVVLLDDGFQNPALAKDAAVIVIDAARGLGNRMIFPAGPLRAPLAPQVARTNALIVIGEGHAADDIAQGVVQRGGLVVRAAFVPEESSLARLRGARVLAFAGIGDPGRFFATLAKHGVELASRKEFADHHPFTEAELKALADEAQAGGLTLVTTEKDLARIEGDPALAAYAAQIVPFAVTLRVEDEGALLDFLKARMRRARQARQ from the coding sequence ATGCGTGAGCCGCGGTTCTGGTACGGCCCGGTCTCGTTGGGCTCGGTGCTGCTTGCGCCGATTGCGGCCTGCTATGGCGCGGTGGCGGCTGCACGGCTGGCGCGCGAGGGCACACGCGCCGGATGTCCGGTGATCTGCATCGGCAATTATCATGTTGGCGGCGCGGGCAAGACGCCGACGACGTTGCGGCTGGTCGAAATCCTGCGCGAGATCGGCGAGACGCCGGTGGTGGTGAGCCGCGGTTATGGCGGCACGCTCGCCGGGCCGGTGCGGGTGAACGAGACGCATCGTGCCGCCGATGTCGGCGATGAGCCGAAGATGATGGCGCGCCATGTGCCGGTGATCGTCGCGCGCGATCGCGTCGAGGGCGCGGAACTGGCGCGGCGCGAAGGTGCGAGCGTCGTGCTGCTCGACGATGGCTTTCAGAATCCCGCGCTCGCCAAGGATGCCGCGGTGATCGTAATCGACGCCGCGCGCGGGCTCGGCAACCGTATGATTTTTCCGGCCGGGCCGCTGCGTGCGCCGCTCGCGCCGCAGGTCGCCCGCACCAATGCGTTGATCGTGATCGGCGAGGGCCATGCCGCGGATGATATCGCGCAAGGCGTGGTGCAGCGGGGAGGGCTCGTGGTGCGCGCGGCGTTCGTGCCGGAGGAATCGTCGTTGGCGCGGCTGCGCGGCGCGCGCGTTCTCGCATTTGCCGGCATCGGCGATCCCGGCCGTTTCTTCGCGACGCTTGCGAAGCACGGCGTCGAGCTCGCCTCACGCAAGGAGTTCGCCGATCATCATCCCTTCACTGAAGCGGAGCTGAAGGCGCTCGCGGATGAGGCGCAGGCGGGCGGGCTGACGCTGGTGACGACGGAAAAGGATCTTGCGCGGATCGAGGGCGATCCGGCGCTTGCGGCCTATGCGGCGCAGATCGTGCCGTTCGCGGTGACGCTGCGGGTCGAGGACGAGGGCGCGCTGCTCGACTTCCTGAAGGCGCGGATGCGCCGCGCGCGGCAGGCGCGGCAATAA
- a CDS encoding DUF2093 domain-containing protein, with protein sequence MLNKLGLSGHGEAKVEYLDGDFRIISPGAYVLCAVTGERIPLEQLSLWSVDRQEAYATPQIALERTFPNAAKKKA encoded by the coding sequence TTGTTGAATAAATTGGGGCTGTCCGGCCATGGCGAAGCCAAGGTCGAATATCTGGATGGCGATTTCCGAATCATCTCGCCCGGAGCCTATGTGCTGTGTGCCGTGACCGGCGAGCGCATCCCGCTGGAACAGCTCTCGCTGTGGAGCGTCGACCGGCAGGAGGCCTACGCGACGCCGCAGATCGCGCTGGAACGCACCTTCCCGAACGCCGCGAAGAAAAAAGCCTGA
- the nirK gene encoding copper-containing nitrite reductase encodes MTFFARSNLKNWLPGALGLLGIIVLMAVADISHRNAGADAEQALLNAPPTQTASTEAPAAKQPATPAPAAAPAAPAKTAAAPAKSEPAPAAKPTPAPAKSAATEAPKAAPAPAPQAPAPAAKADAPAPGHAMNHAMAMAPAKTTAQAQSAATPAAATAPAHLEGDAARGQQVYKKCQACHSLEPGRNGLGPSLAGIVGQKAADVPNYNFSAAMKGSGLTWDVATLDRYLADPQKVVPGNKMPFPGLKTEHERSAVIAYLVKISGGASGAAAASPAAAPKQAQAPAQTSAQKPAPAQAAAPQQQAAASSAPAAAYVPGVRYTLRSGIAEGRMVFIGVGGTIDGQINPLLSAAEGQVVQVTLINGEGAEHDIVFDGQGPAGSSPHIVGRGASTNIAFVAGKAGDYAYFCSIPGHRLSGMEGQFLVTPQPPAETVVEADISLQSTQVPPPIGKRQPQTVRVDLVTVELEGRLAEGTTFGYWTFNGKVPGPMLRVRVGDTVEVHLKNAENSGMVHSVDFHAATGPGGGAASTQANPGETKTVKFKALVPGLYVYHCATPMVAHHIANGMYGLILVEPEGGLPPVDREFYVMQGEIYTAQPFGQHGSLDFDVEKLLNERPEYFVFNGSVGALSKLHPLQAKVGETVRFYFGVGGPNFTSSFHLIGEIFDKVYNLGGVLSEPLHGIQTVTVPAGGAVITEAKLDVPGNYTLVDHALSRMERGLVGILHVEGAANPDIYDGVIEPGH; translated from the coding sequence ATGACCTTCTTCGCGCGCTCGAATTTGAAAAACTGGCTTCCCGGTGCACTCGGGCTTCTTGGCATCATTGTTTTGATGGCCGTTGCCGACATTTCCCATCGCAATGCGGGTGCGGATGCCGAGCAGGCGCTTCTGAATGCGCCGCCGACGCAAACCGCGAGCACCGAAGCGCCTGCCGCCAAACAACCGGCCACTCCCGCACCGGCTGCCGCTCCCGCCGCGCCTGCGAAGACCGCGGCCGCACCGGCGAAATCAGAACCCGCACCCGCGGCCAAGCCTACGCCCGCACCGGCAAAGAGCGCGGCAACCGAAGCGCCGAAGGCTGCTCCTGCTCCCGCGCCTCAAGCGCCTGCTCCCGCGGCAAAGGCCGATGCACCTGCGCCGGGCCATGCGATGAACCATGCGATGGCGATGGCCCCCGCGAAAACCACCGCGCAAGCCCAGTCCGCGGCAACACCCGCTGCGGCAACAGCCCCGGCCCATCTCGAGGGTGACGCGGCGCGCGGCCAGCAGGTCTACAAGAAGTGCCAGGCCTGCCACTCGCTCGAGCCCGGCCGGAACGGACTGGGCCCGTCGCTTGCCGGCATCGTCGGCCAGAAGGCCGCCGACGTTCCGAACTACAATTTCTCTGCGGCGATGAAGGGAAGCGGCCTGACGTGGGACGTCGCGACGCTCGACCGCTATCTTGCCGATCCGCAGAAGGTGGTGCCGGGCAACAAGATGCCGTTTCCGGGCCTGAAGACCGAGCACGAGCGCAGCGCTGTCATCGCCTATCTCGTCAAGATCTCGGGTGGTGCGAGCGGCGCTGCGGCAGCGAGCCCGGCGGCGGCGCCGAAGCAGGCGCAAGCACCCGCACAAACATCGGCACAAAAACCTGCGCCCGCGCAGGCAGCCGCGCCGCAACAGCAGGCGGCGGCATCATCGGCTCCGGCCGCGGCATATGTGCCCGGCGTCCGCTACACGCTGCGGTCCGGCATCGCTGAGGGCCGCATGGTGTTCATCGGCGTCGGCGGCACCATCGACGGACAGATCAATCCGCTGCTGTCCGCCGCCGAAGGCCAGGTGGTGCAGGTGACGCTGATCAACGGCGAAGGCGCCGAGCACGACATCGTGTTCGACGGACAAGGGCCCGCCGGCAGCTCGCCGCACATCGTCGGGCGCGGCGCCAGCACCAATATCGCCTTTGTCGCCGGGAAGGCCGGCGACTACGCCTACTTCTGCAGCATTCCCGGACACCGGCTCTCCGGCATGGAAGGCCAGTTCCTGGTGACGCCGCAGCCGCCGGCGGAAACCGTGGTCGAGGCCGACATCTCGCTGCAGTCGACCCAGGTGCCGCCGCCGATCGGCAAGCGTCAACCGCAGACGGTGCGCGTCGATCTCGTCACCGTCGAACTCGAAGGCCGTCTCGCGGAGGGCACGACGTTCGGCTACTGGACGTTCAACGGCAAGGTACCGGGCCCGATGCTGCGCGTGCGCGTCGGCGATACGGTCGAGGTGCACCTGAAGAATGCCGAGAACAGCGGCATGGTGCATTCGGTCGACTTCCACGCGGCCACCGGTCCGGGCGGCGGCGCGGCATCGACCCAGGCCAATCCGGGCGAAACCAAAACCGTGAAGTTCAAGGCGCTGGTGCCCGGGCTTTACGTCTATCACTGCGCCACGCCGATGGTGGCGCATCACATCGCCAACGGCATGTATGGGCTGATCCTGGTCGAGCCGGAAGGCGGGCTGCCGCCGGTCGATCGCGAGTTCTATGTCATGCAGGGCGAGATCTATACGGCGCAGCCGTTCGGCCAGCACGGCAGTCTCGATTTCGACGTCGAGAAGCTGCTCAATGAGCGGCCGGAGTACTTCGTCTTCAACGGATCGGTCGGCGCGCTGTCGAAGCTGCATCCGTTGCAGGCCAAGGTCGGCGAGACGGTGCGTTTCTACTTCGGTGTCGGCGGACCGAACTTCACCTCGTCGTTCCACCTGATCGGCGAGATCTTCGACAAGGTCTACAATCTCGGCGGCGTGCTCAGCGAACCGCTGCATGGCATCCAGACGGTGACGGTGCCGGCCGGCGGCGCGGTGATTACCGAGGCCAAGCTCGACGTGCCGGGCAACTACACGCTGGTCGATCACGCACTCTCACGCATGGAGCGCGGACTCGTCGGCATCCTGCATGTCGAGGGCGCGGCCAATCCGGACATCTATGACGGGGTGATCGAGCCCGGCCACTGA
- the xseA gene encoding exodeoxyribonuclease VII large subunit yields the protein MSKDSESLSNTAEFTVSELSSALKRTVEDAYGHVRVRGEISGFRGPHASGHCYFALKDESAKIEAVIWKGVHGRMRVKPQEGLEVIATGKLTTYPGSSKYQIVIEAIEPAGVGALMALMEERKRKLAAEGLFDDARKQLLPWLPEVIGVVTSPTGAVIRDILHRLHDRFPRRVLVWPVRVQGEGSAEQIAAAIEGFNALEEGGAIPRPDLLIVARGGGSLEDLWSFNEEIVVRAAAGSMIPLISAVGHETDITLIDFAADKRAPTPTAAAEMAVPVRADLAIEISSLARRAFACWQRGHEHRRSELRGAARGLPRLTDLLAIPRQRFDRAAAQLPRALRANTHVYDRRLSMVTGRLTVTTLRTQIARSRDQVNRLSEIAKRCSDHFIALRRNRVQHSAQMLAALSYKSVLSRGFALVRDEAGQPLHHAAQVGAGERISIEFADGRIAATTHGPAVPAAKNVSPARKPAKAEKAAKPEPKKVQGDLF from the coding sequence ATGAGCAAAGACTCCGAGTCGTTATCCAATACTGCGGAATTCACCGTATCCGAGCTGTCCTCCGCGCTGAAACGCACGGTCGAGGACGCCTACGGCCATGTCCGCGTGCGGGGCGAGATTTCCGGTTTCCGTGGGCCCCATGCCTCGGGCCATTGCTATTTTGCCCTGAAGGACGAGAGCGCCAAGATCGAAGCCGTGATCTGGAAAGGCGTCCATGGCCGGATGCGGGTGAAACCGCAGGAAGGCCTTGAGGTCATCGCCACCGGCAAGCTCACGACATATCCCGGTTCCTCGAAATATCAGATCGTCATCGAGGCGATCGAGCCTGCGGGCGTCGGCGCGCTGATGGCGCTGATGGAGGAACGCAAGCGCAAGCTTGCCGCCGAGGGCCTGTTCGACGACGCCCGCAAGCAGCTTCTGCCGTGGCTGCCGGAGGTGATCGGCGTCGTCACCTCGCCGACCGGCGCCGTCATCCGCGATATTCTCCATCGCCTGCACGACCGTTTCCCCCGCCGCGTACTGGTGTGGCCGGTGCGGGTGCAGGGCGAGGGTTCCGCCGAGCAGATCGCAGCCGCCATTGAAGGCTTCAACGCGCTCGAGGAAGGTGGCGCAATTCCCCGCCCCGATCTTCTGATCGTCGCGCGCGGCGGCGGCTCGCTCGAAGACCTGTGGTCGTTCAACGAGGAAATCGTGGTGCGGGCGGCGGCGGGAAGCATGATCCCGCTGATCTCGGCGGTCGGGCATGAGACCGACATCACGCTGATCGATTTCGCCGCCGACAAGCGCGCGCCGACACCAACGGCGGCCGCCGAAATGGCGGTGCCGGTGCGGGCCGATCTTGCGATCGAGATTTCCTCGCTGGCGCGGCGCGCCTTCGCCTGCTGGCAGCGCGGCCACGAACATCGCCGCTCCGAATTGCGCGGTGCCGCGCGCGGCCTGCCGCGGCTCACCGACCTCCTCGCGATTCCGCGTCAGCGTTTCGACCGCGCCGCCGCGCAACTGCCCCGCGCGCTGCGGGCCAATACGCACGTCTATGACCGTCGGCTGTCGATGGTGACGGGACGGCTCACCGTCACCACGCTGCGCACGCAGATCGCGCGCAGTCGGGATCAGGTCAATCGCCTGTCGGAAATCGCAAAGCGTTGCTCGGATCATTTTATCGCGCTGCGACGCAACCGCGTTCAGCACAGCGCGCAGATGCTGGCGGCGTTGTCCTACAAGAGCGTGCTGTCGCGTGGCTTCGCGCTGGTGCGGGATGAGGCGGGGCAGCCGTTGCACCACGCCGCGCAGGTCGGCGCGGGCGAACGCATCAGCATCGAGTTCGCCGACGGCCGCATCGCAGCGACCACGCACGGACCGGCCGTGCCCGCGGCAAAGAACGTCAGCCCCGCACGCAAGCCTGCCAAGGCCGAGAAGGCCGCAAAGCCGGAGCCGAAGAAAGTTCAGGGCGACTTGTTCTGA
- the purD gene encoding phosphoribosylamine--glycine ligase has translation MNILLIGSGGREHALAWKIAASTELTKLWCAPGNAGIARDAECIALDVADHEAVIAFCKANKVDLVVVGPEAPLAAGIVDDLAAHDIKAFGPTRAASQLESSKGFTKDLCRAHNIPTAAYERFKDADSAKAYVRAKGAPIVVKADGLAAGKGVVVAATLAEAEAAIDALFASAGAEAVVEEFLQGEEASFFVLCDGEHALPLATAQDHKRAFDGDKGPNTGGMGAYSPAPVMTDAMVARTMDEIIRPTLRAMKERGMPYKGVLFAGLMVTPQGPKLIEYNVRFGDPETQVLMMRLMSDLVPALVAAVDGELAHFDLRWYPQPALTVVMAAQGYPGNYIKGSLISGLDDASRVEGVEIFHAGTRADGTRVLANGGRVLNVTATGKTVGEAQRRAYQAIDQIKWPEGFCRRDIGWQAIKREQG, from the coding sequence ATGAATATCCTCCTGATCGGCTCCGGCGGGCGCGAGCACGCGCTGGCCTGGAAAATAGCGGCCTCGACGGAACTGACGAAATTGTGGTGCGCACCGGGCAATGCCGGAATTGCCCGCGATGCCGAATGTATTGCGCTCGATGTGGCCGATCATGAGGCGGTGATTGCCTTCTGCAAGGCGAACAAGGTCGATCTCGTGGTGGTGGGGCCCGAGGCGCCGCTGGCGGCGGGCATCGTCGATGATCTCGCGGCACACGACATCAAGGCGTTTGGCCCGACCAGGGCAGCCTCGCAGCTCGAGAGTTCGAAGGGTTTCACCAAGGATCTGTGCCGCGCGCACAACATCCCGACCGCCGCTTACGAGCGCTTCAAGGATGCGGATTCTGCCAAAGCCTATGTTCGCGCCAAGGGTGCGCCGATCGTGGTGAAGGCGGACGGGCTCGCGGCGGGCAAGGGCGTCGTTGTTGCCGCAACGCTGGCCGAGGCGGAAGCCGCGATCGATGCGCTGTTTGCGTCCGCGGGCGCGGAAGCGGTGGTCGAGGAGTTTTTGCAAGGCGAGGAAGCTTCGTTCTTCGTGCTGTGCGACGGCGAGCACGCGTTGCCGCTTGCGACCGCGCAGGATCACAAACGCGCCTTCGACGGCGACAAGGGACCGAACACCGGCGGCATGGGCGCCTATTCGCCGGCGCCGGTGATGACCGATGCGATGGTCGCGCGCACCATGGACGAGATCATCCGCCCGACGCTGCGCGCCATGAAGGAGCGGGGCATGCCTTACAAGGGCGTGCTGTTCGCGGGCCTGATGGTGACGCCGCAGGGGCCGAAGCTCATCGAATACAATGTTCGCTTCGGCGATCCGGAAACGCAGGTGCTGATGATGCGGCTGATGTCGGATCTCGTTCCGGCGCTGGTCGCGGCGGTCGACGGCGAACTCGCTCATTTCGATCTGCGCTGGTACCCGCAACCGGCCCTCACCGTGGTGATGGCCGCGCAGGGATATCCCGGCAATTATATAAAAGGCTCGCTAATTTCGGGCCTCGACGACGCATCGCGTGTCGAGGGCGTGGAAATTTTCCACGCCGGAACCAGGGCAGACGGTACGCGGGTGCTTGCTAATGGCGGGCGTGTGCTTAACGTCACCGCCACGGGTAAAACTGTCGGAGAGGCGCAACGGCGCGCCTATCAGGCAATCGATCAGATCAAGTGGCCGGAAGGGTTCTGCCGCCGTGACATCGGCTGGCAGGCAATCAAGCGGGAGCAGGGGTAA